A portion of the Algisphaera agarilytica genome contains these proteins:
- a CDS encoding tetratricopeptide repeat protein, whose translation MSDWNDAEEHAERAQRFYRAGQWEQALRELREALDQRPDEGEWLFGLGLTLDALQRYDEAAEAFEKALQHRGEDVPGLLHLGVDLIRAGQPKRAIKTLERVNQLDANAELGYVHRILAYTLLDRHDDAELMFYLARQHAPEPTSSNPSESEPQSASQDDGLPFYDSDLETQSIAYDYLAQSLLSRGEYDRAAWCWHEALQLDPAHPDANRSLAILHQQRGQTERARLHYQRQLRLDPDDADTLLDFADMLFETDRLAEAGEKYRRALECDGTLAIAQQRLGDLALINSHYAAAIDRYERARQLDPDLPGVHLGLATAAHQRGDDERARLWVAEELEREGQNAQQVIDLAGLLIDLEMHHDAVRLLNPLISGADHVLLSNNELYAAALLCRGVARVAMGELADGATDCERSLKLTPDNVTARLKLAEARLQTGDLEDARRWLREGLAESPYHGPMRRLNRKVRLAQFRQFVQRVFRRKA comes from the coding sequence ATGAGCGATTGGAACGACGCCGAAGAACATGCCGAACGGGCCCAACGCTTTTATCGGGCGGGCCAGTGGGAGCAGGCGCTGCGTGAATTGCGTGAGGCCTTGGACCAGCGCCCGGACGAGGGCGAGTGGCTCTTTGGGCTGGGGCTGACCCTCGACGCGTTGCAGCGGTACGACGAGGCGGCCGAGGCCTTCGAGAAAGCCCTCCAACACCGCGGCGAGGACGTCCCGGGCCTGCTGCACCTGGGCGTGGACCTCATCCGGGCAGGCCAACCCAAACGGGCGATCAAAACCCTGGAACGCGTGAACCAGCTCGACGCCAACGCCGAGCTTGGCTATGTGCACCGGATCCTGGCATACACGCTTTTGGATCGGCACGACGACGCCGAGCTGATGTTCTACCTCGCCCGTCAGCACGCCCCGGAACCCACAAGCAGCAACCCGAGCGAGTCCGAGCCGCAAAGCGCGTCGCAGGACGACGGCCTGCCGTTCTACGACAGCGACCTCGAAACGCAGTCGATCGCCTACGACTACCTCGCACAATCGCTGCTGTCCCGCGGCGAATACGACCGCGCCGCCTGGTGCTGGCACGAGGCCCTGCAACTCGACCCGGCCCACCCGGACGCCAACCGCAGCCTCGCCATACTGCATCAGCAGCGCGGGCAGACCGAGCGGGCCCGGCTGCACTACCAACGCCAGCTTCGGCTTGACCCCGACGATGCCGACACCCTGCTCGACTTCGCCGACATGCTTTTCGAGACCGATCGCCTGGCCGAGGCCGGCGAGAAGTACCGCCGGGCATTGGAATGCGACGGCACCCTCGCCATCGCCCAGCAACGCCTGGGCGACCTGGCGCTGATCAACAGCCACTACGCCGCGGCGATCGACCGTTACGAACGCGCCCGACAACTCGACCCCGATCTGCCCGGCGTCCACCTGGGCTTGGCGACCGCGGCCCATCAGCGCGGCGACGACGAGCGTGCCCGGCTGTGGGTCGCCGAGGAACTCGAACGCGAGGGGCAGAACGCCCAGCAGGTCATCGACCTGGCGGGGCTGCTCATCGACCTGGAGATGCACCACGACGCGGTGCGGCTGCTCAACCCGTTGATCTCGGGGGCCGACCATGTGCTGCTGAGCAACAACGAGCTTTACGCCGCCGCCCTGCTATGCCGGGGTGTGGCCCGCGTGGCGATGGGCGAGTTGGCCGACGGGGCCACGGACTGCGAGCGCAGCCTGAAACTGACCCCCGACAACGTGACCGCCCGGCTCAAGCTCGCCGAGGCTCGGCTCCAAACGGGGGACCTCGAGGACGCCCGTCGCTGGCTGCGCGAAGGCCTGGCCGAATCGCCCTACCACGGCCCGATGCGGCGGCTCAACCGCAAGGTCCGTCTCGCTCAGTTCAGGCAATTTGTCCAACGCGTCTTCCGCCGCAAGGCCTAA